The Deltaproteobacteria bacterium sequence GGGATCTTCTTCGATGTAGAGTTCCTGGTCCGCGTAACCGACAACCCGGGCAATCCGGGAAGGCTCAATACCGTTGTTTTCCAATTCGCGGCGAGCCGCGGATGCACGGGACGTGGACAATTCCCAGTTCGTAATCTGGCCTCCCCGAAAGGGTGCGGAATCCGTATGGCCTTCAATCGCCACCCGGTTTGGGATGTCCCGTGTATTTTCGGACACGATTGCGAGAATCTGTTTGGCCCTGTCAGTGGGGTCCGCGCTTCCCAGCTGGAACATAGGGCTTCCCTCCATATCCACGATCTGAATCCGGACACCGCCTTCTACGACGTCGACAAATATCTGATTTTTTACATATCTCAGCTTTTCTTCAATGGCTGTCTTGAGCTTTTTGACCAGGTCTTGCGAGGAAATGCCCTGTTTCCCCGGTCTCATCACATGCAAACCCGTAGAATCCCTTGGTTTACCCTGAGAATCTTTTGCGGTGGCCCCTTCCTTGTTCAGCCCCTTGGTGGACATTTGTGCCCCCATGCCCTGTTTGTCCAGAACTTGGGCCGACTGGACCATGACAGATTGTCCGGATCCGCTTATTTCTTTGAATATATTGAAATTATTGAAATATTCGGATAGAGCGAGGCGTTTTTCCGGTGAGACCATGGCAAGAAGCCACAGAAGAAGAAAAAAAGCCATCA is a genomic window containing:
- a CDS encoding OmpA family protein, with the protein product MDDRSSPIIIVKRKKRGHAEERSSSWKVAYADFVTAMMAFFLLLWLLAMVSPEKRLALSEYFNNFNIFKEISGSGQSVMVQSAQVLDKQGMGAQMSTKGLNKEGATAKDSQGKPRDSTGLHVMRPGKQGISSQDLVKKLKTAIEEKLRYVKNQIFVDVVEGGVRIQIVDMEGSPMFQLGSADPTDRAKQILAIVSENTRDIPNRVAIEGHTDSAPFRGGQITNWELSTSRASAARRELENNGIEPSRIARVVGYADQELYIEEDPRDPRNRRISIILIQNRVMDETAMTTATPPPSAVPHVSIME